A segment of the bacterium genome:
CCCAGCTGGAACTGGAGGCTTTCGGCCGCCGCGGGAGAGGCGAGGAGCAGGAGGGCCAAGAGGGTCTTTTTCATGGGCGCCTCACTGTTCCGGATACTTGAGCAACAGGATCACGGTGTGGGCCCCGAGCCCCTGCAGGTTCGCGTCCCCGGCCTTGTTGCCGATCGTGCCCGTGTCGGAGGTCCCGCCGGTCAGGGGCTTGAAGGGATCGGGCCGGTTGCCGCCCATGCCCATGAAGGGATCGAAACGGTTCGGGGGGCCGGGGGGCTGGTCCCGGCGGCCTTGCGGCGGCCCGGGCGGCTCATGGCCCTTCCCTTTCTTATCATGGTCCCGTCCATTCCCCGGATTCCTGGGAATGTCGAGGTGGCCTCCCCGAAAATGGCTCTCGCTGCCAGCTCCATATTGGAAGATGGAACCTCCGGCCTTGGCCCAGACGTTCCCTTCCTTGACGAAGAGGTCCACCTTCTCCTGCCCGTCGTAGCCCACCTCGTATTGGGTGCCGCGCACGCCGCAGACCACCCCGCCCGCCTCGATCTCGAAGGAAGAGCGGGAGGAGGAGAGTTTCTGGACGGAGGCGAAGAGGCGGCCCAAGAGGAGCTTGAACTTGAGGACCTTGTCCTCGGGCCCGTCCTTCTCCACCTTCACCAGGGTGAACTTGGTTCCGGGCTTCACCTGGACCTCGGAGCCGTCGAAGAAGCGCAGGGTGGCGTTGGAATCCTGGGACGTGGCGAGGGTCTCGCCCTCATGGACCTTGGCGTCCCGGTGCAGGACCACGGTCTTCCCCTTGCGCCTCACCGTGACCTTGCCCGAAACGGAGGTCAGCACGGCGGAACCCGGTGCGGCCTTGGCGGGGACGGGGACATAAAGAAGGAAGGCGGCGGCAAGAAGAAGGAGGAAGCGGGACTTCATGGGGAACTCCAAGGGGGTTTGCCTGATCGAACGTTGAAACTATACCCCGGCCTCGTCCGAAGGGGGGCGATTTTTGGGCCTTTCGTTTACTCCTGGCTTTTTCGGCGCTCCTGTCCCCCCAAAAGAAAAAGGGCGTGGGATCCCCACGCCCTTTTGGATTGGAGCCCGGCTTATTTCGTGGAGGTCACGGCGAACCGGTCGGTGGCGTTCATCAAGGCCACCGGATAGGCATTGTTCCCCCAGACCCCCGCGTCCTGTTCCAGTATCGTCACGTCGATGGTGTAATCCCCGCTGTTGGGGAAATAGCTCGAGGAAGCCGTGCTGACCTGCCCCGACGCGGCGGGGGGATAGGGTCCGACAAGCGTGTTGGAATAGGTGCTCAAGTTCGTGACACGGACGCTATCCCGGTTCCCGGCCTTGGTCCAGACGATGGGCCCTGGCGAGGTGAAAGGAGGGATGGTGATGTTCCCCGGCGCGACGATCGAGGCGGTATAAAGGGTCGATCCGATCAGGACTTGGAGGGTATAGGTCTGGCCCGGCTGATAGGTCCATCCCGTACCCGGGTCCATATAGGTACCGGTCGTGACCGCCGCGACGGGAACATGGACATTACCGGGAGCGATCAAGGTCACTCCGGAAGCGGCCAAGGGCCCGCCACCGGGTGACTGGATGAGGAGCTGACATTGGGTGCTCACGGTGGTAACACCATAGGAGACGCTCGTCTGCCGGGTGATCCCTCCGTCGAAGATCGGCCCGTTGGGGTTCCCGCCCCCGCCACCGCCGGGATTACCGGGATTGCCGGTCCCCGGGACATAGACGGAAGTACAAGAGCTCAAGAGCGTGCCGAGAAGGATCGAGACCAACAGGAAAAAAGAACGTTTCAAGACGGGCTCCTCGAAAGAATGTCGTTTCAAGAGACTCAAGGATAACCCCTCTCCCACCCTTTGACAAATTTCCGGGACCCTCCGGATTTGTACCGGTGTTTCAAGCCTTTTTCCGGCACCCGAGGCGGCGCCCCTTACTGCCAGAACCTCAGTCCCACCTGGAGCGGAAGGAAAAGAGCGGTCCCATCATCCGAAAGGTTCCCCTTGGCCTGCCCGGTCATCCCGTTGCCGCTCAGGGTGATCGTGTCCTGGCCGTCCTGGGACATGAAGGTCATGTCCAACCTCCCCTGGAAGAAAAGTTCCCGGTCCGGACCCCATTTGACCGCAACCCCCAGACCCGGGCTGAGGAGGAAGGTGTTCTCGGAAACGGAGGTCGTGACGC
Coding sequences within it:
- a CDS encoding FecR family protein, whose translation is MKSRFLLLLAAAFLLYVPVPAKAAPGSAVLTSVSGKVTVRRKGKTVVLHRDAKVHEGETLATSQDSNATLRFFDGSEVQVKPGTKFTLVKVEKDGPEDKVLKFKLLLGRLFASVQKLSSSRSSFEIEAGGVVCGVRGTQYEVGYDGQEKVDLFVKEGNVWAKAGGSIFQYGAGSESHFRGGHLDIPRNPGNGRDHDKKGKGHEPPGPPQGRRDQPPGPPNRFDPFMGMGGNRPDPFKPLTGGTSDTGTIGNKAGDANLQGLGAHTVILLLKYPEQ